The sequence TGCGCGGACCGGGGGGCGGGACGGCGTCTTGGGCCGCTTCCATCCGCTGAAGGACGGTTCCCCGCGCCAGATGACGGTGGAGAAGTCTCCGTGCTTGGGACAGGTCTTTTCCAGCCGGGCCTCCCCATTGCGCAGGATCCGGCGCGCGGGGACGCGGGCCAGGCAGACCGGGCAGAGGCTCCGGGTGGGCTCCGCGTCAGTCATGGTTCGCCTCGGAGGGGTCGAAGCCGTTGTCCAGGAGGATGTCCAGGCACTGGTCCAGGGTGTCGGCCACCAGGCGGCCACAGATGTCCGGGTTGGGCCGGGTGGTCTCCTCGCCCAGGATGTCCGCGCAGCTCACCCCGGTGAAGCGTTCTGCGGCGTAGTCGTTGAACCACTGGCCCAGGGTTTCCAGCATCAGGGGCAGCCGCTCGTCCGCTTCCTCGTGGTCGCGCCCCTTTCCCGCGTGCATACCCAGCAGGCAGGCCCCGCCGGTCAGCGCGCCGCAGGTGTGGCCGGTGCCGCCCACGCCGTGGCACAGGCCGGCGGCGGCCCGGATGAGGGGCGGGTTCTCCGCGCCCTGGCTTTGCAGGCCCAGCAGCAGGATGATCTGGCTGCAGCAGTAGCCTTGCTGGGCCAGGGGCAGGATGCTGAGCAGGGTGTCGTCAGACATGGGCGGTCTCCTTGATGGCCACAAAGGAAACGTAGCCGGGTCGCAGGTCCTTTATGCGGGCGGCGCAGTCCCCCCCGGCCGAGGGGCCGAGGATGGCCTGCCAGAACAGGTCCAGTGAGCCGTGCTCGAAGATCAGGCGGCCCGCGGTCTGGCGCATGTGCCAGGTCTGGTCCTCTTCCGAGACGATGGCGAAGCCGGCGTGGCGCAGCCGCTCGCGCCAGTCCGCCAGCCCGGCCGGAGCGGCCAGGCAGGTGGCTCGCGGGGCGCTGGCTGGCCCGGCCGCCGGGGCGCGGGCGAAGACGTCACCGAGGTACAGCCGCCCACCCGGCTTGAGGACCCGGTGAAACTCGGCCAGCCCGAGCTCCGGGCTGGCCAGCAGGGAGAGGACGCACTCGCAGAATACCGCGTCCAGGCTGCGCGCGGCCAGGGGCAGGCTGGAGGCGTCGCCGCGCACAAGCGGCGGGCACGCGTCGCTGTCCGGGCCGGTGAAGTCCGGTTCGCGGTCCAGCCCGATGACCCGGCAGCCCGCCTCGTCGCGCAGCAGGGCGGCGGTCTGGCCCGGCCCGCACCCGGCGTCCAGCACCAGGGAGCCGGGGAGCAGGGGGGCCCGCCGCAAAGCGCTGCGCGTGGAGTCCAGCCCGCCGGGCCGCAGGGCGTCGCCCAGCGCGCGGCGCATGATCGGGGAGGCGTAGGCCGCGCCCCCCGCGAAAGGCGTCGAGGCGGACGCGTCATGGGCGGGGCGGGTGCTCATTTGTCTTCCAGAAGCTGCTCCACCTCGAGCATCTTGCCGCAGGCCATGTCCTCGGTGATGAGGGCGTGGCCGCAGCGGCCGCAGACCAGCACCCCCACGGTGAAGCTGTTGCCCAGGTAGCGCAGCTCCACCTGTCCCGGCTCGAGCGGGGTGCCGCAGGTGGCGCACCGCCATTCGCCGGATTCGGGCCGGAAATCCTGGTTGACCTTCATGACGCGCTCCCGGTGCTGATCTGGCCGATGCGCATGCGGTGGCTGTAGGCCGTGTGGATGGTGTGGTCGCCGTTTTCCGCGCGGGAGAACCCGACCCAGAAGGTCACTTCCCCCACCCGCAGGCTGGCCAGGGTGTGGCCAGACCGCGCCTCGGCGAAGACCTGGCCGTGTGAGGCGGCCTCGGCGATGACCCGCTGGATGTCGCTGTCCAGAATGCGCCGCCGCTCCATCGTTTCCCTGACCGCGTCCGGAATGTCCAGGCTGATGGAGGAGGCGGCCCGGGCCTTGGGCGGGGGCTCGCTCCATACCGAAGCCAGCAGGTCGGCCTTCAGTCGGCGGCGGTTGGCCTGGCTGGCGGAGATGCCCGCGGCCGGCCTGGCGAAGGGGTCGCCCCCGCCTGGGAAGAATACGTCCAGCAGGTGCGCGGCCCGCTTGCCGCTTTTGGCCAACTGCTCCCGGCACATGGCGCAGTAGGTCACGGCGTCGCCGGGGCAACCCTCGGCCCGCTCGCGGGCGGCCCGTTCCCCAAGCCCGGGGTTGGCCTCGCGCAGCAGTCCGCCGTAGCCGCAGCAGGCGGCGAGGGCGTCGTTCAGCCTGGGCTCGCTCCACTCCGGCAGCACGCCGGACACCAGCGCCCGCACCGTTTCCCGCAGAGCGGGCATGTGCCCGGCCGTACAGGGGTCCACCAGGGTGGCGGCCACGGAAGGCGGGGCCGGGGCGAGGGCGGCCTTGCGCTCGGCCAGGACGTCCCACAGGGAGACCTGGGAGGGCTCCGGGTCGAAATGCCCCAGCATCTCCTGGCAGGAGGGGCAGGCCATGATCCAGGTGGGCCCGCCCAGTTCGCGCGCGGCCTGGTGCAGCTGTTCCGCGGCCTCGCGAAAGACCTCGCGCCTGCCGGACCAGCGGGCCGGTGCGCCGCAGCAGGCCAGGGCCAGACCCACGCCGCCCTCCAGGTGCTCCCGCAGCCAGGCGTATGCGGCCTCCACCCGCCCGGGGCTGGCGCCGCACAGCTGGCAGCCGGGGAAGAAGAGCCAGGCGCATTCCGCCTTGCCGGGGTCGCCGCGGACGGTGAAGAACTCCTCGCTCCGGCTGAAGTCGAGGTCGCGCAGGGCGAAGTCGTGGGCCGAGGGGGGCATGGCGCCCTTGGCCGTCATCCGCTCCCTGGAGCCCAGGCAGAGGTCGGCCATGGGAAAGTCGTTGGGGCAGAGGGTGGTGCACAGCCCGCAGAGCATGCAGGAGTTGACCAGCTTGTTGGCCTGGTGGACGCCCTGGACGATGGACTCGTTGTTGTAGATCTGGCGGGCGTAGCTTTTGGGGTAGGCCCCGAAGGCGTCCAGGTAGGGGCAGTCGCGCACGCAGATCATGCACTCGCAGGCCAGGCAGCGCCCGGCTTCCCGCCGGACGGCCTCCGGGTCGCCTACCTCCTCGCCAGTGAGGACCGGGGGAGCGGACTCCACGCCCTCCAGGCTGGTCACCAGCCGGGTATCCACTGGCCCCTCCCGCTCGCGGTCGGCCCGCAGGGAGACCTTCTGGGTGAGGCGGTCGATGGAGGCGGCCGCCTTTCTGCCCTGGGCGGCGGCCTGG is a genomic window of Desulfohalovibrio reitneri containing:
- a CDS encoding DVU_1555 family C-GCAxxG-C-C protein; translated protein: MSDDTLLSILPLAQQGYCCSQIILLLGLQSQGAENPPLIRAAAGLCHGVGGTGHTCGALTGGACLLGMHAGKGRDHEEADERLPLMLETLGQWFNDYAAERFTGVSCADILGEETTRPNPDICGRLVADTLDQCLDILLDNGFDPSEANHD
- the trsM gene encoding DVU_1556 family methyltransferase, whose amino-acid sequence is MSTRPAHDASASTPFAGGAAYASPIMRRALGDALRPGGLDSTRSALRRAPLLPGSLVLDAGCGPGQTAALLRDEAGCRVIGLDREPDFTGPDSDACPPLVRGDASSLPLAARSLDAVFCECVLSLLASPELGLAEFHRVLKPGGRLYLGDVFARAPAAGPASAPRATCLAAPAGLADWRERLRHAGFAIVSEEDQTWHMRQTAGRLIFEHGSLDLFWQAILGPSAGGDCAARIKDLRPGYVSFVAIKETAHV
- a CDS encoding DVU_1557 family redox protein, which translates into the protein MKVNQDFRPESGEWRCATCGTPLEPGQVELRYLGNSFTVGVLVCGRCGHALITEDMACGKMLEVEQLLEDK
- a CDS encoding pyridine nucleotide-disulfide oxidoreductase/dicluster-binding protein, yielding MDQQALRELEYLCIQEEWPYCRAACPLHVDARGLCGAMAEGDLARARSILDKTMPVAGILGRICEAPCERRCKRAEAGGAIRIGNLERHCVENADRRGKALKVPDRGRRAIVVGCSLSGLTVAHDLARKGYRVEVHHQGDDPGEDLLRTLPTPVPQEVVAGELQHLGNIGVGFTRSEITAPLVEDLLGRDIPVYVGLDAVGGDVPPCATGEVDPATLTCPRDNLLLGGFTPDGTPPTAIQAAAQGRKAAASIDRLTQKVSLRADREREGPVDTRLVTSLEGVESAPPVLTGEEVGDPEAVRREAGRCLACECMICVRDCPYLDAFGAYPKSYARQIYNNESIVQGVHQANKLVNSCMLCGLCTTLCPNDFPMADLCLGSRERMTAKGAMPPSAHDFALRDLDFSRSEEFFTVRGDPGKAECAWLFFPGCQLCGASPGRVEAAYAWLREHLEGGVGLALACCGAPARWSGRREVFREAAEQLHQAARELGGPTWIMACPSCQEMLGHFDPEPSQVSLWDVLAERKAALAPAPPSVAATLVDPCTAGHMPALRETVRALVSGVLPEWSEPRLNDALAACCGYGGLLREANPGLGERAARERAEGCPGDAVTYCAMCREQLAKSGKRAAHLLDVFFPGGGDPFARPAAGISASQANRRRLKADLLASVWSEPPPKARAASSISLDIPDAVRETMERRRILDSDIQRVIAEAASHGQVFAEARSGHTLASLRVGEVTFWVGFSRAENGDHTIHTAYSHRMRIGQISTGSAS